One window of the Chryseotalea sp. WA131a genome contains the following:
- a CDS encoding AAA family ATPase — MKIERIVIRNFKSVKHIDIACSSKINAFIGENSVGKSNIFDAINWSLGPVYPSFNSTLPQDHFMGDTSNDIKITLCFDDGKYLQLAENWIDQRQNQKSGLNLSANYITDIERQKYCSAYLGVDRSILDYSPSNRWSLMGRILLDINQMFKQQEVVNEETGEVQKKTDIFKTEIEKIRDEILFTVEDQNGIQVMKKFIETLQKETAKQLNRPENELKVDLNLYDPWNFFRTLQLVICENDTNLSFQASNLGMGVQASISIAILKAYSQIKLQNSTPLFIDEPELFLHPQAQRNFYKVLCELAEAGTQIFFTTHSPDFLNVGRFNEIFIVRKNATDGTYVRCSKPQSFVEDLAVRKNIVSSDDEIMLHYKNAYEETGDTQKANEAFFAKKIILVEGQSETLLLPYFFEKIGYDYIGKGITIVRCGDKSELDRFYRLYTEFGIPCFVIFDGDHQHVGTADEGDTILKNQALLSLFGLTADFPDNLVHEKHLGFLDTLNENLGIATAKKGLKLYKHIKQNILTADNVPNWVTQMTEAIELLQDNTPSVLLKQPVAQV, encoded by the coding sequence ATGAAAATAGAAAGAATTGTAATCAGAAATTTTAAGAGCGTCAAGCATATTGACATTGCCTGTTCGTCAAAAATAAATGCTTTCATTGGAGAGAATAGTGTCGGTAAGAGCAATATTTTTGACGCAATTAACTGGTCGCTTGGACCCGTTTACCCTTCTTTCAACTCGACACTTCCGCAGGACCATTTTATGGGCGACACTTCTAACGACATAAAAATCACATTGTGTTTTGACGATGGAAAATATTTACAACTTGCCGAAAATTGGATTGACCAAAGACAAAATCAAAAATCAGGGCTAAACTTATCAGCAAATTACATTACAGACATTGAAAGACAAAAATATTGTTCTGCATATCTCGGAGTTGATAGGTCAATTTTAGATTATTCACCTTCAAACAGGTGGTCATTAATGGGACGTATTCTTCTTGACATAAACCAAATGTTTAAGCAACAAGAAGTAGTGAACGAAGAAACTGGAGAAGTTCAAAAAAAGACTGATATTTTTAAGACGGAAATTGAAAAGATAAGGGACGAAATACTGTTTACAGTTGAAGACCAAAATGGAATACAAGTAATGAAGAAATTCATTGAAACTCTTCAAAAGGAAACAGCTAAACAATTAAACCGACCTGAGAATGAACTAAAAGTTGACTTAAATCTTTATGACCCTTGGAATTTTTTCAGGACACTTCAACTCGTAATTTGCGAGAATGATACAAACCTATCCTTTCAGGCTTCCAATCTTGGAATGGGTGTTCAAGCATCAATTTCAATAGCGATATTAAAAGCATATTCACAAATCAAACTTCAAAATAGCACACCATTATTTATAGACGAGCCAGAACTATTTCTTCATCCTCAAGCTCAACGAAATTTTTATAAAGTTCTTTGTGAATTAGCAGAGGCAGGGACACAAATATTCTTTACAACACATTCCCCCGACTTTTTAAATGTCGGTAGATTTAATGAAATATTCATTGTTCGCAAAAACGCAACAGATGGAACGTATGTAAGATGCTCAAAACCTCAGTCATTCGTAGAAGACTTAGCCGTAAGAAAAAACATTGTTTCATCAGACGATGAAATTATGCTTCATTACAAAAATGCCTATGAAGAAACTGGCGACACTCAAAAAGCTAATGAAGCATTTTTTGCTAAAAAAATAATCTTAGTTGAAGGACAAAGCGAAACACTTTTACTTCCATACTTTTTTGAAAAAATCGGCTACGACTATATTGGTAAAGGCATAACCATAGTTCGTTGCGGAGACAAAAGTGAATTAGACCGATTTTACAGACTATACACAGAGTTTGGCATTCCTTGCTTTGTAATTTTTGACGGTGACCACCAACACGTTGGAACAGCTGACGAAGGAGACACAATTCTCAAAAATCAAGCATTACTTTCATTATTTGGTTTAACCGCAGACTTTCCAGATAATTTAGTTCACGAAAAACATCTTGGCTTTTTAGACACATTGAATGAAAACTTAGGAATAGCAACAGCAAAAAAAGGTTTGAAACTCTACAAACACATCAAACAAAATATTTTAACAGCCGACAATGTTCCGAATTGGGTAACACAAATGACAGAAGCGATTGAATTATTGCAAGACAATACACCAAGTGTTTTACTTAAACAACCAGTAGCACAAGTATGA